The following proteins are encoded in a genomic region of Cryptomeria japonica chromosome 11, Sugi_1.0, whole genome shotgun sequence:
- the LOC131063302 gene encoding uncharacterized protein LOC131063302, with the protein MKEIHDQVRLALQKSYQKYKEIADKKRRDVQFQVDDMVWVYLRKERLPRGKHTKLLMKKVGPCKVLKKHGLNAYEISLPPDLGISPIFNVCDLTPYKENVVVGADVQIEEVQEDMAGIPYHAPKKFEKIIDEKVLKKTKNKEYKQYLVKWVGQPIEEAIWMDESDILKHGSSLAQLISTGLEINPPREYGAGALPQTTSHSSH; encoded by the coding sequence atgaaggagatccatgatcaaGTGCGGTTGGCACTCCAAAAAAGTTATCAGAAGTACAAGGAGATTGCTGATAAAAAGAGAAGAGATGTCCAATTTCAAGTGGATGATATGGTGTGGGTGTATCTGAGGAAGGAAAGGTTGCCAAGGGGGAAGCACActaagttactcatgaagaaagtgggtccttgtAAAGTATTGAAAAAgcatgggttgaatgcctatgagattTCTCTTCCTCCCGATCttggtatttctcctattttcaatgtatgtgatctaacaccatATAAAGAAAATGTTGTTGTAGGTGCTGATGTTCAGATTGAAGAAGTCCAAGAAGATATGGCTGGCATACCCTATCATGCACCCAAGAAATTTGAGAAGATCATTGATGAGAAAGTCCTAAAAAAGACCAAGAACAAAGAGTACAAACAATATCTTGTTAAGTGGGTTGGACAACCTATTGAAGAGGCTATATGGATGGATGAGAGTGACATTCTAAAGCATGGTTCATCATTGGCACAGCTTATCTCAACTGGACTTGAGATCAATccaccccgggagtatggtgcaggagcactccctcaaacaacctctcaTTCCTCTCATTAg